A part of Aegilops tauschii subsp. strangulata cultivar AL8/78 chromosome 2, Aet v6.0, whole genome shotgun sequence genomic DNA contains:
- the LOC109771850 gene encoding uncharacterized protein isoform X1, whose amino-acid sequence MGRIKSRPSRARGLGACAAEPDAPSPSGAGSSKSKRAAKGEARRDVLVEVDGGASGCADGDRRDLAELVLRDVRLGGEGKLEGAGVGAPEGERSGDGGRRSLRLRVRDAPEDGFRLGHWPVVPSDCVLLEYHSEELGGGVFVSGCFDGPDEGVSGLAHLVSLGFVTLRVWEYSSLPSDGDDLTPAIVLRVRVEVMDQAFDACESLLEVARQPWRKSLMNVMAWVRPEVTTSAVMYGMDGLVPATDGDDDCDFSPKSDSQFDLAAFYEAVKPSTDAKLLEDELPDLLPHLRQYQLRAANWMVQREKRNTTVPSPNDDYVHHAPYCVPVDFISKNSRMFYNPFNGNVSLQPEPSPPYVSGGILADEMGLGKTVELLACIFAHRSTFSTDSVSQTRKEIDLISRQKRDRVECICGAASESSAYKGIWVQCDTCDAWQHGDCVGYSPKKDLTFDDDDVLSKNEKGTMKSKSRRQKRAKFSIAETEENYICAVCLELAEAAQTTVFSHATLIVCPSPILAQWHSEITRHTRPGSLDVRIYEGARNLDSASNQRNDLTEISTADVVLTTYDVLKEDLSHDSDRHDGDRRFLRFQKRYPVIPTVLTRVHWWRLCLDEAQMVESSKTSVTEMAMRLNAQHRWCVTGTPIQRRLDDLFGLLRFLRTSPFDTYRWWVDVIRDPYERGDMIAMNYTHKFFKEIMWRSSKIHVSRELQLPPQEECFSWLIFSSIEEYFYQKQHATCMDHAHEIIKRLRNNANRRELTSDSNALSNVYLSNNDTAKLLVPLLKLRQACCHPQVGSSGLCSLQRTPLSMDEILQVLIGKAKVEGEEELRKVVVSLNGLAGIAIIEQKNQEAISLYKEALDLARQNFDDFRVDPLLNLHINHNLAELLRTSSEYLHECTPKIQPPVVYYRRKRKETSHADSDLRGVKRNKISENIGSVLAAGSPETSEYKSVVGQAPISVELDAENRTGCHLSSECFADGCLRKKCNTLKEKYLSVFTTKLLIAQKDFSASFEEVTTLNKELKNQGMGWWLYALDCIEKNKDDTDELFKKIDSLSTKSTTGLGTGAISSRVKTIAGLKYTIQAGIDSLEGSRQQLMVRLLEINKTMDNPRDEDIESQRYCPKCYDGTGSLCIQCELDGLSQGYEARLFVVKKSNNDSVIASVDEARDVQRRNYELNHFFRNKNTNEGSEVGGNNDNPRSVRENIQVYRHPSQTETALRAIRTHSRRVLGKQYVEIAKKHLLLFEAMRKEFSLARSLSIAQNQLLRAHDEIKMSISRLQLKENDDEPSAVNIVTREELIPYNVQFTSDKFLALTSLARIRGQLRYLKGLMLPKSGNTVATATSFPATGQIGSEISNEPCPVCQEKILEQKMVFQCGHSMCCKCCLYLTDRAAGKHKKWIMCPTCRQRTYLENVAFVVEKQSENADKQADDLTEAAISVQGSYGTKIEAVTRRILKITSTDGEAKILVFSSWNDVLDVLEHSLAANNISYARMKGGRKSQLALCQFKGLAPSINGEKAKKAVSKTRPVQVLLMLIQHGANGLNLLEAQHVILLEPLLNPSAEAQAISRIHRVGQDKSTFIHRFIVKKTIEDSIYKMNRGRAVCSTIKRKSKNFKDELALTLKDVESLFPVATPDQPPEEDDKDHGDSLRSLPPSVAAGLAAEMRAINGAT is encoded by the exons ATGGGGAGGATCAAGTCGCGGCCGTCGCGGGCGAGGGGGCTCGGCGCCTGCGCCGCGGAGCCCGACGCGCCGAGCCCTAGCGGCGCCGGCTCCTCCAAATCGAAGCGCGCGGCCAAGGGCGAGGCGAGGAGGGACGTCCTCGTGGAGGTGGACGGTGGCGCGAGTGGTTGCGCCGACGGCGACCGCCGCGACCTCGCCGAGTTGGTCCTCCGCGATGTGAGGCTCGGCGGCGAGGGGAAGTTGGAGGGGGCCGGCGTCGGGGCGCCGGAGGGGGAGCGCTCGGGGGACGGGGGGAGGCGCTCGCTGCGCCTGCGGGTGCGGGACGCGCCGGAGGACGGGTTCAGGCTGGGCCACTGGCCCGTGGTGCCGTCCGACTGCGTGCTGCTGGAGTATCACTCGGAGGAGCTTGGAGGCGGCGTATTTGTCTCGGGCTGCTTTGATGGCCCTGACGAAGGCGTATCCGGCCTTGCCCATTTGGTCAGCCTGGGTTTCGTGACGCTGCGGGTTTGGGAGTATAGCTCATTGCCGAGTGATGGTGATGATTTGACGCCAGCCATAGTGCTCCGTGTCAGAGTGGAGGTGATGGACCAGGCTTTCGATGCGTGTGAATCGCTGCTGGAGGTCGCGAGGCAGCCCTGGAGGAAGAGTTTGATGAATGTGATGGCTTGGGTTCGCCCCGAGGTCACCACGTCGGCTGTCATGTATGGGATGGATGGTCTAGTTCCAGCGACGGATGGTGATGATGATTGTGACTTCTCCCCGAAGAGCGACTCGCAGTTTGATCTTGCTGCTTTCTACGAAGCCGTTAAGCCTTCAAC GGATGCAAAACTGCTGGAAGATGAACTTCCTGATTTACTTCCTCATCTCAGACAATACCAACTTCGTGCAGCAAATTGGATGGTTCAGCGTGAAAAGCGAAATACAACTGTTCCATCACCCAATGACGATTATGTTCATCATGCACCGTATTGTGTTCCTGTAGATTTTATTAGCAAGAATTCAAGGATGTTTTACAATCCCTTCAA TGGAAATGTTTCATTGCAACCAGAACCTTCTCCACCTTATGTCTCTGGGGGCATTTTGGCTG ATGAAATGGGCTTGGGTAAAACGGTTGAGCTTTTAGCTTGCATTTTTGCCCATCGTAGCACATTTTCCACAGATTCTGTCTCTCAAACCAGAAAAGAAATAGATCTGATAAGTAGGCAGAAAAGAGATAGAGTTGAATGCATTTGTGGGGCTGCAAGTGAAAGTTCTGCATACAAGGGGATATGGGTCCAATGTGACACTTGTGATGCTTGGCAACACGGTGATTGTGTTGGTTACTCACCCAAGAAAGACTTAACCTTTGACGATGATGATGTGTTGTCAAAGAATGAAAAAGGCACCATGAAGTCTAAAAGTAGAAGGCAGAAGAGAGCCAAATTTTCTATTGCAGAGACGGAAGAAAACTACATTTGTGCGGTGTGCTTGGAACTTGCTGAAGCAGCTCAAACTACTGTTTTCAGTCATGCTACATTGATAGTATGCCCATCACCAATATTGGCACAGTGGCACTCCGAGATTACCCG ACACACAAGGCCAGGATCTCTGGACGTTCGCATTTATGAAGGTGCAAGGAACTTGGACTCAGCTTCTAACCAACGAAATGATCTGACTGAAATAAGCACTGCTGATGTTGTTTTGACAACTTATGATGTCCTCAAAGAAGATCTATCGCATGATTCTGATCGGCATGATGGTGATCGCCGTTTCTTGAGATTTCAGAAGAG GTACCCTGTCATTCCAACTGTCCTAACAAGGGTCCACTGGTGGCGGCTTTGTTTGGATGAGGCTCAGATGGTAGAGTCCAGCAAAACTTCTGTTACTGAGATGGCGATGAGGCTAAATGCGCAACACCGTTGGTGTGTTACAGGAACTCCAATACAACGCAGGCTTGATGATCTCTTTGGCCTTCTACGCTTTCTCAGAACAAGTCCATTTGACACATATAGGTGGTGGGTGGACGTTATTAGAGACCCATATGAG AGGGGAGATATGATAGCTATGAATTATACACACAAGTTCTTCAAGGAAATCATGTGGCGCTCCTCTAAAATTCATGTCTCGCGGGAATTACAGCTGCCTCCACAAGAAGAGTGTTTCTCGTGGCTCATCTTTTCTTCAATTGAAGAATATTTCTATCAGAAGCAGCATGCAACTTGCATGGACCATGCACATGAAATTATTAAACGTTTAAGAAACAATGCCAACAGAAGGGAACTAACATCAG ATTCAAATGCTTTATCAAATGTATACCTCTCCAACAACGACACTGCCAAACTTCTAGTCCCACTGCTCAAGCTTCGGCAGGCCTGTTGCCATCCGCAAGTGGGGAGTTCTGGTCTCTGCTCTCTGCAACGTACTCCTTTGTCCATGGATGAAATTTTACAG GTTCTTATTGGTAAAGCAAAAGTTGAAGGGGAGGAAGAACTTAGAAAAGTTGTTGTTTCCCTGAATGGTCTTGCTGGAATTGCTATCATTGAACAAAAGAACCAAGAAGCTATCTCTTTGTACAAAGAAGCACTAGATTTAGCTCGCCAAAATTTTGATGATTTCCGTGTTGACCCTTTGTTGAATCTTCATATCAACCACAATCTTGCAGAGCTGCTCAGAACTAGTTCTGAATATTTGCATGAATGCACACCAAAAATACAACCTCCTGTTGTCTACTACAGACGTAAAAGAAAGGAAACTAGCCATGCGGATTCAGATCTACGTGGTGTAAAGCGAAATAAGATATCCGAGAACATCGGCTCAGTTTTGGCAGCTGGTAGTCCTGAAACCTCTGAGTACAAAAGTGTTGTTGGACAAGCACCCATAAGTGTGGAGTTGGACGCAGAGAATCGTACTGGATGCCACTTGTCATCTGAGTGTTTTGCTGATGGTTGCTTGAGAAAGAAATGCAACACACTCAAAGAAAAATATTTATCAGTTTTTACTACAAAGCTATTAATAGCACAGAAAGATTTCAGTGCATCATTTGAAGAG GTCACAACTCTTAATAAAGAACTAAAAAATCAGGGTATGGGTTGGTGGCTATACGCTTTGGATTGCATTGAAAAGAACAAGGATGATACCGATGAGCTTTTTAAGAAGATTGATAGTTTATCCACCAAGAGCACCACTGGCTTGGGCACAGGGGCGATATCATCCAG GGTTAAGACTATTGCTGGCTTGAAGTATACTATTCAAGCTGGTATTGATTCCCTGGAAGGTTCAAGGCAACAATTAATGGTTAGGCTATTGGAAATTAACAAAACAATGGATAACCCAAGGGACGAGGACATTGAGAGTCAGAGATATTGTCCAAAGTGCTATGATGGTACTGGTTCTTTGTGCATCCAGTGTGAATTAGATGGGCTGTCTCAG GGGTATGAGGCACGACTCTTTGTTGTTAAGAAATCGAACAATGATTCTGTTATTGCTTCAGTAGACGAAGCACGGGATGTACAGAGGCGAAACTATGAGTTGAATCACTTTTTCCGTAACAAAAACACTAATGAAGGATCTGAAGTTGGTGGCAACAATGATAATCCAAGATCAGTTCGGGAAAATATACAG GTCTACAGGCATCCTTCTCAAACCGAGACTGCTCTAAGGGCTATTCGAACCCACTCAAGGAGAGTACTGGGAAAGCAATATGTTGAAATTGCTAAGAAGCATTTACTTCTTTTTGAG GCTATGCGCAAGGAGTTTTCTCTTGCAAGGAGTTTGTCAATTGCTCAGAACCAATTATTGCGTGCTCATGATGAGATCAAGATGTCTATCTCACGGCTGCAGCTCAAAGAGAATGATGATGAGCCCAGTGCTGTCAATATTGTAACCAGAGAAGAGCTTATTCCATACAATGTGCAGTTCACAAGTGACAAGTTCTTGGCTCTAACATCTTTAGCTCGTATAAGAGGCCAACTCCGGTACTTGAAG GGATTGATGCTGCCCAAGTCAGGCAATACTGTTGCTACAGCGACTTCCTTCCCAGCCACAGGGCAAATTGGTTCTGAGATTAGCAATGAACCATGCCCAGTTTGTCAGGAGAAAATTCTCGAGCAGAAAATGGTTTTCCAATGTGGCCACTCCATGTGCTGCAAGT GCTGTTTGTACCTGACAGATCGAGCTGCTGGGAAGCACAAAAAATGGATTATGTGCCCTACATGCCGTCAACGTACATATCTTGAGAATGTTGCTTTTGTGGTTGAGAAACAGAGTGAAAATGCTGATAAACAAGCTGATGATTTGACAGAAGCCGCTATTTCTGTCCAAGGCTCATACGGAACAAAG ATTGAAGCTGTGACAAGGAGAATTTTGAAGATCACTTCCACTGATGGGGAAGCCAAAATACTTGTTTTTTCAAGTTGGAATGATGTCCTTGATGTATTAGAGCATTCCCTTGCTGCTAACAATATATCTTATGCTCGGATGAAAGGAGGAAG AAAATCACAATTGGCGCTCTGTCAATTTAAAGGCCTGGCACCCAGTATAAATGGAGAGAAAGCGAAGAAGGCTGTTTCCAAAACACGGCCTGTTCAAGTATTGCTAATGCTTATCCAGCATGGCGCAAATGGTCTGAATCTACTGGAAGCACAGCATGTGATTCTACTGGAACCATTACTAAACCCATCAGCTGAGGCACAAGCTATCAGTAGGATCCACAGAGTTGGGCAAGACAAGAGCACATTCATCCACCGATTTATA GTGAAGAAAACAATAGAAGACAGCATATACAAAATGAACAGGGGCAGAGCTGTCTGCTCCACCATCAAACGCAAGTCAAAGAACTTCAAAGACGAGCTTGCTCTGACGCTGAAGGACGTCGAGTCACTGTTTCCTGTGGCAACACCCGATCAACCTCCAGAGGAGGATGATAAGGATCACGGTGATAGCCTGAGGAGTTTACCTCCGTCTGTTGCTGCGGGGTTGGCTGCTGAAATGAGGGCTATCAATGGAGCAACATGA
- the LOC109771850 gene encoding uncharacterized protein isoform X2, which produces MGRIKSRPSRARGLGACAAEPDAPSPSGAGSSKSKRAAKGEARRDVLVEVDGGASGCADGDRRDLAELVLRDVRLGGEGKLEGAGVGAPEGERSGDGGRRSLRLRVRDAPEDGFRLGHWPVVPSDCVLLEYHSEELGGGVFVSGCFDGPDEGVSGLAHLVSLGFVTLRVWEYSSLPSDGDDLTPAIVLRVRVEVMDQAFDACESLLEVARQPWRKSLMNVMAWVRPEVTTSAVMYGMDGLVPATDGDDDCDFSPKSDSQFDLAAFYEAVKPSTDAKLLEDELPDLLPHLRQYQLRAANWMVQREKRNTTVPSPNDDYVHHAPYCVPVDFISKNSRMFYNPFNGNVSLQPEPSPPYVSGGILADEMGLGKTVELLACIFAHRSTFSTDSVSQTRKEIDLISRQKRDRVECICGAASESSAYKGIWVQCDTCDAWQHGDCVGYSPKKDLTFDDDDVLSKNEKGTMKSKSRRQKRAKFSIAETEENYICAVCLELAEAAQTTVFSHATLIVCPSPILAQWHSEITRHTRPGSLDVRIYEGARNLDSASNQRNDLTEISTADVVLTTYDVLKEDLSHDSDRHDGDRRFLRFQKRYPVIPTVLTRVHWWRLCLDEAQMVESSKTSVTEMAMRLNAQHRWCVTGTPIQRRLDDLFGLLRFLRTSPFDTYRWWVDVIRDPYERGDMIAMNYTHKFFKEIMWRSSKIHVSRELQLPPQEECFSWLIFSSIEEYFYQKQHATCMDHAHEIIKRLRNNANRRELTSDSNALSNVYLSNNDTAKLLVPLLKLRQACCHPQVGSSGLCSLQRTPLSMDEILQVLIGKAKVEGEEELRKVVVSLNGLAGIAIIEQKNQEAISLYKEALDLARQNFDDFRVDPLLNLHINHNLAELLRTSSEYLHECTPKIQPPVVYYRRKRKETSHADSDLRGVKRNKISENIGSVLAAGSPETSEYKSVVGQAPISVELDAENRTGCHLSSECFADGCLRKKCNTLKEKYLSVFTTKLLIAQKDFSASFEEVTTLNKELKNQGMGWWLYALDCIEKNKDDTDELFKKIDSLSTKSTTGLGTGAISSRVKTIAGLKYTIQAGIDSLEGSRQQLMVRLLEINKTMDNPRDEDIESQRYCPKCYDGTGSLCIQCELDGLSQGYEARLFVVKKSNNDSVIASVDEARDVQRRNYELNHFFRNKNTNEGSEVGGNNDNPRSVRENIQVYRHPSQTETALRAIRTHSRRVLGKQYVEIAKKHLLLFEAMRKEFSLARSLSIAQNQLLRAHDEIKMSISRLQLKENDDEPSAVNIVTREELIPYNVQFTSDKFLALTSLARIRGQLRYLKGLMLPKSGNTVATATSFPATGQIGSEISNEPCPVCQEKILEQKMVFQCGHSMCCKCCLYLTDRAAGKHKKWIMCPTCRQRTYLENVAFVVEKQSENADKQADDLTEAAISVQGSYGTKIEAVTTSEITGS; this is translated from the exons ATGGGGAGGATCAAGTCGCGGCCGTCGCGGGCGAGGGGGCTCGGCGCCTGCGCCGCGGAGCCCGACGCGCCGAGCCCTAGCGGCGCCGGCTCCTCCAAATCGAAGCGCGCGGCCAAGGGCGAGGCGAGGAGGGACGTCCTCGTGGAGGTGGACGGTGGCGCGAGTGGTTGCGCCGACGGCGACCGCCGCGACCTCGCCGAGTTGGTCCTCCGCGATGTGAGGCTCGGCGGCGAGGGGAAGTTGGAGGGGGCCGGCGTCGGGGCGCCGGAGGGGGAGCGCTCGGGGGACGGGGGGAGGCGCTCGCTGCGCCTGCGGGTGCGGGACGCGCCGGAGGACGGGTTCAGGCTGGGCCACTGGCCCGTGGTGCCGTCCGACTGCGTGCTGCTGGAGTATCACTCGGAGGAGCTTGGAGGCGGCGTATTTGTCTCGGGCTGCTTTGATGGCCCTGACGAAGGCGTATCCGGCCTTGCCCATTTGGTCAGCCTGGGTTTCGTGACGCTGCGGGTTTGGGAGTATAGCTCATTGCCGAGTGATGGTGATGATTTGACGCCAGCCATAGTGCTCCGTGTCAGAGTGGAGGTGATGGACCAGGCTTTCGATGCGTGTGAATCGCTGCTGGAGGTCGCGAGGCAGCCCTGGAGGAAGAGTTTGATGAATGTGATGGCTTGGGTTCGCCCCGAGGTCACCACGTCGGCTGTCATGTATGGGATGGATGGTCTAGTTCCAGCGACGGATGGTGATGATGATTGTGACTTCTCCCCGAAGAGCGACTCGCAGTTTGATCTTGCTGCTTTCTACGAAGCCGTTAAGCCTTCAAC GGATGCAAAACTGCTGGAAGATGAACTTCCTGATTTACTTCCTCATCTCAGACAATACCAACTTCGTGCAGCAAATTGGATGGTTCAGCGTGAAAAGCGAAATACAACTGTTCCATCACCCAATGACGATTATGTTCATCATGCACCGTATTGTGTTCCTGTAGATTTTATTAGCAAGAATTCAAGGATGTTTTACAATCCCTTCAA TGGAAATGTTTCATTGCAACCAGAACCTTCTCCACCTTATGTCTCTGGGGGCATTTTGGCTG ATGAAATGGGCTTGGGTAAAACGGTTGAGCTTTTAGCTTGCATTTTTGCCCATCGTAGCACATTTTCCACAGATTCTGTCTCTCAAACCAGAAAAGAAATAGATCTGATAAGTAGGCAGAAAAGAGATAGAGTTGAATGCATTTGTGGGGCTGCAAGTGAAAGTTCTGCATACAAGGGGATATGGGTCCAATGTGACACTTGTGATGCTTGGCAACACGGTGATTGTGTTGGTTACTCACCCAAGAAAGACTTAACCTTTGACGATGATGATGTGTTGTCAAAGAATGAAAAAGGCACCATGAAGTCTAAAAGTAGAAGGCAGAAGAGAGCCAAATTTTCTATTGCAGAGACGGAAGAAAACTACATTTGTGCGGTGTGCTTGGAACTTGCTGAAGCAGCTCAAACTACTGTTTTCAGTCATGCTACATTGATAGTATGCCCATCACCAATATTGGCACAGTGGCACTCCGAGATTACCCG ACACACAAGGCCAGGATCTCTGGACGTTCGCATTTATGAAGGTGCAAGGAACTTGGACTCAGCTTCTAACCAACGAAATGATCTGACTGAAATAAGCACTGCTGATGTTGTTTTGACAACTTATGATGTCCTCAAAGAAGATCTATCGCATGATTCTGATCGGCATGATGGTGATCGCCGTTTCTTGAGATTTCAGAAGAG GTACCCTGTCATTCCAACTGTCCTAACAAGGGTCCACTGGTGGCGGCTTTGTTTGGATGAGGCTCAGATGGTAGAGTCCAGCAAAACTTCTGTTACTGAGATGGCGATGAGGCTAAATGCGCAACACCGTTGGTGTGTTACAGGAACTCCAATACAACGCAGGCTTGATGATCTCTTTGGCCTTCTACGCTTTCTCAGAACAAGTCCATTTGACACATATAGGTGGTGGGTGGACGTTATTAGAGACCCATATGAG AGGGGAGATATGATAGCTATGAATTATACACACAAGTTCTTCAAGGAAATCATGTGGCGCTCCTCTAAAATTCATGTCTCGCGGGAATTACAGCTGCCTCCACAAGAAGAGTGTTTCTCGTGGCTCATCTTTTCTTCAATTGAAGAATATTTCTATCAGAAGCAGCATGCAACTTGCATGGACCATGCACATGAAATTATTAAACGTTTAAGAAACAATGCCAACAGAAGGGAACTAACATCAG ATTCAAATGCTTTATCAAATGTATACCTCTCCAACAACGACACTGCCAAACTTCTAGTCCCACTGCTCAAGCTTCGGCAGGCCTGTTGCCATCCGCAAGTGGGGAGTTCTGGTCTCTGCTCTCTGCAACGTACTCCTTTGTCCATGGATGAAATTTTACAG GTTCTTATTGGTAAAGCAAAAGTTGAAGGGGAGGAAGAACTTAGAAAAGTTGTTGTTTCCCTGAATGGTCTTGCTGGAATTGCTATCATTGAACAAAAGAACCAAGAAGCTATCTCTTTGTACAAAGAAGCACTAGATTTAGCTCGCCAAAATTTTGATGATTTCCGTGTTGACCCTTTGTTGAATCTTCATATCAACCACAATCTTGCAGAGCTGCTCAGAACTAGTTCTGAATATTTGCATGAATGCACACCAAAAATACAACCTCCTGTTGTCTACTACAGACGTAAAAGAAAGGAAACTAGCCATGCGGATTCAGATCTACGTGGTGTAAAGCGAAATAAGATATCCGAGAACATCGGCTCAGTTTTGGCAGCTGGTAGTCCTGAAACCTCTGAGTACAAAAGTGTTGTTGGACAAGCACCCATAAGTGTGGAGTTGGACGCAGAGAATCGTACTGGATGCCACTTGTCATCTGAGTGTTTTGCTGATGGTTGCTTGAGAAAGAAATGCAACACACTCAAAGAAAAATATTTATCAGTTTTTACTACAAAGCTATTAATAGCACAGAAAGATTTCAGTGCATCATTTGAAGAG GTCACAACTCTTAATAAAGAACTAAAAAATCAGGGTATGGGTTGGTGGCTATACGCTTTGGATTGCATTGAAAAGAACAAGGATGATACCGATGAGCTTTTTAAGAAGATTGATAGTTTATCCACCAAGAGCACCACTGGCTTGGGCACAGGGGCGATATCATCCAG GGTTAAGACTATTGCTGGCTTGAAGTATACTATTCAAGCTGGTATTGATTCCCTGGAAGGTTCAAGGCAACAATTAATGGTTAGGCTATTGGAAATTAACAAAACAATGGATAACCCAAGGGACGAGGACATTGAGAGTCAGAGATATTGTCCAAAGTGCTATGATGGTACTGGTTCTTTGTGCATCCAGTGTGAATTAGATGGGCTGTCTCAG GGGTATGAGGCACGACTCTTTGTTGTTAAGAAATCGAACAATGATTCTGTTATTGCTTCAGTAGACGAAGCACGGGATGTACAGAGGCGAAACTATGAGTTGAATCACTTTTTCCGTAACAAAAACACTAATGAAGGATCTGAAGTTGGTGGCAACAATGATAATCCAAGATCAGTTCGGGAAAATATACAG GTCTACAGGCATCCTTCTCAAACCGAGACTGCTCTAAGGGCTATTCGAACCCACTCAAGGAGAGTACTGGGAAAGCAATATGTTGAAATTGCTAAGAAGCATTTACTTCTTTTTGAG GCTATGCGCAAGGAGTTTTCTCTTGCAAGGAGTTTGTCAATTGCTCAGAACCAATTATTGCGTGCTCATGATGAGATCAAGATGTCTATCTCACGGCTGCAGCTCAAAGAGAATGATGATGAGCCCAGTGCTGTCAATATTGTAACCAGAGAAGAGCTTATTCCATACAATGTGCAGTTCACAAGTGACAAGTTCTTGGCTCTAACATCTTTAGCTCGTATAAGAGGCCAACTCCGGTACTTGAAG GGATTGATGCTGCCCAAGTCAGGCAATACTGTTGCTACAGCGACTTCCTTCCCAGCCACAGGGCAAATTGGTTCTGAGATTAGCAATGAACCATGCCCAGTTTGTCAGGAGAAAATTCTCGAGCAGAAAATGGTTTTCCAATGTGGCCACTCCATGTGCTGCAAGT GCTGTTTGTACCTGACAGATCGAGCTGCTGGGAAGCACAAAAAATGGATTATGTGCCCTACATGCCGTCAACGTACATATCTTGAGAATGTTGCTTTTGTGGTTGAGAAACAGAGTGAAAATGCTGATAAACAAGCTGATGATTTGACAGAAGCCGCTATTTCTGTCCAAGGCTCATACGGAACAAAG ATTGAAGCTGTGACAACAAGCGAAATCACAGGTTCATAG
- the LOC109771851 gene encoding uncharacterized protein: protein MASSGGGRSPATAVLDDLVDVRDRVAMLQTVLQESSPEATLEAGELVDGMMAKLSSALSAVLSTGDGGVASSSGTGRGLGGRRKRSGTASSGPHRRSSSRRRMKSPLIKTVTATTLTDGKSWRKYGQKQINDSTNPRSYYRCTHLPDQGCKAKRHVHVSESNPSEYTIDYYGQHTCKDPSTFPSLIVQGAADAAPLPDCANLISFAPINGANRAFTTSTSTSAFSHHLMKEASDYHPMLFSRFSNYSSSPPAQEGVSSGSPSPACHRKYMQYAGGQFINVTGLRTSPLTVGSAPAEYWPVVEVTGVDMDVAAGMDTYSFPSSPSSLGFMSGSLGGSFGNNVYDDDLFSFDS from the exons ATGGCGTCTTCCGGCGGCGGGCGCTCACCGGCGACGGCGGTCTTAGACGACCTGGTCGATGTTCGTGACCGTGTGGCGATGCTGCAGACCGTGCTGCAGGAGTCTTCGCCTGAGGCGACCTTGGAGGCGGGGGAGCTGGTGGACGGGATGATGGCCAAGCTGTCGAGCGCCTTGTCCGCCGTTCTCAGCACCGGTGATGGCGGCGTGGCGTCGTCGTCAGGAACAGGCCGGGGACTGGGCGGGAGGAGGAAGAGATCCGGCACGGCGTCATCCGGGCCGCACCGCCGGAGCAGCTCCAGGAGAAG GATGAAGAGCCCTCTAATCAAGACTGTCACCGCTACGACGCTCACAGATGGCAAGTCATGGAGGAAGTACGGTCAGAAACAGATAAACGACTCTACTAACCCGAG GAGCTACTACAGGTGCACGCATTTGCCAGATCAAGGCTGCAAGGCCAAGAGGCACGTCCACGTATCCGAGTCCAACCCGTCGGAGTACACCATCGACTACTATGGCCAGCACACCTGCAAGGATCCCTCCACATTTCCATCACTCATCGTCCAAGGGGCCGCCGACGCTGCCCCGCTGCCGGACTGCGCAAACCTCATCAGCTTCGCGCCCATCAATGGAGCCAACCGTGCTTTCACTACCAGCACGAGCACGAGCGCTTTTTCTCATCATCTCATGAAAGAAGCGTCTGATTATCATCCTATGCTCTTCTCCCGCTTCTCCAACTacagctcctcgccgccggctcAGGAGGGCGTGTCCAGCGGCTCACCGTCGCCGGCTTGCCACAGGAAGTACATGCAGTACGCCGGCGGGCAGTTCATCAACGTTACTGGCTTAAGGACATCACCGTTGACTGTGGGATCAGCGCCGGCGGAGTACTGGCCGGTGGTGGAGGTCACCGGCGTCGACATGGATGTTGCCGCAGGCATGGACACGTACAGCTTCCCTTCCTCGCCGAGCAGCCTCGGGTTCATGTCAGGATCGTTGGGGGGATCATTTGGCAACAACGTTTACGACGACGACCTGTTCAGCTTTGATTCCTGA